A stretch of Vallitalea longa DNA encodes these proteins:
- a CDS encoding methyltransferase family protein: MNNKKQMSHSGVGPIYVILILILTISAIYIGKLKCFSFGQFHVMKIPSIILGIILIVLGIIIWVQAVLVSRINKNIVKNKLVTTGIYAWVRNPIYSAFAIAFTGVLFLQNNMVLLIFPFIYWLLLSIIIRKEENVLEKVFGEEYLLYKSKVNRCIPWFPK; the protein is encoded by the coding sequence ATGAATAACAAAAAACAAATGTCACATTCCGGAGTTGGTCCAATATATGTTATACTTATATTGATACTGACAATTAGTGCAATATATATTGGAAAATTAAAATGTTTTTCATTTGGACAATTTCATGTGATGAAGATTCCATCAATTATTCTTGGAATCATATTAATTGTCTTAGGAATTATCATATGGGTACAAGCTGTTTTGGTATCAAGAATCAATAAAAATATTGTGAAGAACAAACTAGTAACAACAGGTATTTATGCTTGGGTACGTAATCCCATATATTCAGCTTTTGCAATTGCATTTACAGGAGTATTATTTCTTCAAAATAATATGGTACTATTGATATTTCCTTTTATCTATTGGTTGCTTTTAAGTATAATTATCAGAAAAGAAGAGAATGTTTTGGAGAAAGTATTTGGTGAAGAATATTTACTTTACAAGTCAAAGGTGAATCGTTGTATTCCTTGGTTTCCAAAATAA
- a CDS encoding GNAT family N-acetyltransferase: protein MYHLKKEEMNKIAPLFNGWEDTLIWSCLQGYMGDAWTDNIDNPKSAQIITGDFCFLSGIPNKDLVNNIPEYYSSQDILMIPPTNEWENLIEMEYAGKFDRFMRYSIKKEKDVFDISKLSANVEKLSSQYKIRKIDEELYNQVLKQSWLEDLCSQFPTYDDYKKYGIGFVILHNDKIVSGASSYTVYDKGIEIEIDTKKKYRRKGLAHICASKLILECLDRGIYPSWDAANKASVALAEKLGYHFDREYVTYAVNIFE, encoded by the coding sequence ATGTATCACTTAAAAAAAGAAGAAATGAATAAAATTGCCCCTTTATTTAATGGTTGGGAAGATACTCTTATATGGTCATGCTTACAAGGTTATATGGGAGATGCGTGGACTGATAATATAGATAATCCAAAATCAGCTCAGATTATTACAGGAGATTTTTGTTTTTTATCAGGAATTCCTAATAAAGATCTTGTAAATAACATTCCAGAATATTATTCATCACAGGATATTTTAATGATTCCACCAACCAATGAATGGGAAAATCTAATAGAGATGGAATATGCGGGTAAATTCGACCGATTTATGCGTTATTCAATTAAGAAGGAAAAAGATGTATTTGATATATCAAAATTGAGTGCAAATGTTGAAAAGCTCTCTTCACAATATAAGATAAGAAAGATAGATGAAGAATTATATAACCAAGTTTTAAAACAATCATGGTTAGAGGATTTATGTTCACAATTTCCTACTTATGATGATTATAAGAAATATGGAATCGGATTTGTTATACTTCATAACGATAAAATTGTCTCTGGAGCCTCTTCTTATACTGTATATGATAAGGGAATTGAGATTGAAATTGATACAAAGAAAAAATATCGTAGAAAAGGTTTGGCACATATATGTGCTTCAAAGTTAATACTTGAATGCTTAGATAGAGGGATTTATCCCAGTTGGGATGCAGCTAATAAGGCATCTGTAGCTTTAGCTGAAAAATTAGGATATCATTTTGATAGAGAATATGTAACATATGCTGTAAATATTTTTGAATAA
- a CDS encoding GNAT family N-acetyltransferase, which translates to MFRFDEYYLGYLGINSSNIMKNIIVVKSEYREMPLNGKYLYPIIFVEYNRYIVCSCSYEFFNICKDKFDGTIESIYSIFKVLNQNGNYYRLRKMRKYSIDEITSIKYYTVANTLTEDIIRSLSFNTNINIEDYIIRKKAILLEKRQFVIIKYNRIASTAFISDIYNGGGNIVVFTNDDYKRHGYGKEVVKACINWCVKNNIIPIYLVEESNSSSIKLAESLNLKLKSIEWVISISK; encoded by the coding sequence ATGTTTAGATTTGATGAATATTATCTAGGATATTTAGGTATCAATTCTAGTAATATAATGAAAAATATTATAGTTGTTAAATCAGAATACAGAGAAATGCCTTTAAATGGAAAGTATCTTTATCCTATTATTTTTGTAGAATATAACCGATATATTGTATGCTCCTGTTCTTATGAATTCTTTAACATATGTAAGGATAAATTTGATGGAACCATAGAATCTATATACAGTATATTTAAAGTTCTCAATCAAAATGGTAATTATTATAGATTAAGGAAAATGCGAAAGTATTCAATTGATGAAATTACAAGTATAAAATATTATACAGTCGCTAACACATTAACTGAAGATATTATTAGAAGTCTAAGTTTTAATACAAATATCAATATAGAGGATTATATTATCAGAAAGAAAGCAATTTTACTTGAAAAAAGACAGTTCGTTATTATTAAATATAATAGAATAGCATCTACAGCTTTTATTTCAGACATATATAATGGTGGAGGAAACATAGTAGTTTTCACTAATGATGATTACAAACGCCATGGATATGGTAAAGAGGTTGTTAAAGCATGTATAAACTGGTGTGTTAAGAATAATATAATACCCATATATTTAGTAGAAGAAAGTAACAGTAGTTCGATTAAATTAGCTGAAAGCTTGAATTTAAAACTTAAAAGTATAGAATGGGTTATATCTATATCAAAATAG